In one Sporomusa sphaeroides DSM 2875 genomic region, the following are encoded:
- a CDS encoding helix-turn-helix transcriptional regulator has translation MLKQKLYELPEMLKIIPMSRAGIYSAAKKGDIPTVKVGRRIFVPGWFVAEILDKPVDNGKGA, from the coding sequence ATGTTGAAACAAAAACTCTATGAATTACCGGAGATGCTTAAAATTATTCCTATGAGCCGCGCGGGAATTTATTCGGCTGCTAAGAAAGGGGATATTCCTACTGTGAAGGTAGGACGCCGTATATTTGTTCCTGGCTGGTTTGTTGCTGAGATTCTCGATAAACCAGTTGATAATGGTAAGGGAGCTTAG
- a CDS encoding helix-turn-helix domain-containing protein yields MKTTQKLFTLDAEKGTIIELSIEQVKEIVARNEKQDITKKAYSPEEARKIIGLGRNTFMELLHSGKIKGIKAGAKWLVPNWAIDEFLQAK; encoded by the coding sequence ATGAAAACTACACAAAAATTATTTACCTTGGATGCTGAGAAAGGAACCATAATTGAGCTTTCGATAGAGCAAGTAAAAGAAATTGTTGCCCGAAATGAGAAGCAGGATATAACAAAAAAAGCATATAGCCCAGAAGAAGCCAGAAAGATTATTGGTCTTGGACGTAATACCTTCATGGAGCTTTTACACAGCGGCAAAATTAAGGGAATTAAAGCCGGTGCTAAATGGCTTGTTCCGAATTGGGCTATTGACGAATTTTTGCAAGCCAAATAA